A window of Primulina tabacum isolate GXHZ01 chromosome 4, ASM2559414v2, whole genome shotgun sequence contains these coding sequences:
- the LOC142543308 gene encoding transcription factor bHLH148-like: MMSSSLLSPNPAVNSDRSLTRRRKKKRIQSPAVGENLNNAFQQQNAPVQWKSDAQHQIYTSKLLQALRQVKQNNGSSPQKSASRRVHEAADRVLAATAKGRSRWSRAMLMNRLKLKFMKKNTTTKRQQSVMTAITSGNSSRSLKKSKVSILRLKSKSLPAVQRKTRILGRLVPGCRKQPLQVVLEEATDYIPALEMQVRVMSALAELLSVSGSSSSDSIGAGGLTQFRTRRPPTT; the protein is encoded by the exons ATGATGTCGTCATCTCTGCTATCACCGAATCCAGCAGTGAATTCTGACAGATCATTAACCAGAAGAAGGAAGAAGAAGAGAATTCAGAGCCCAGCTGTCGGGGAGAATCTCAACAACGCTTTTCAGCAGCAAAATGCGCCTGTTCAATGGAAATCCGACGCTCAGCACCAAATCTACACCTCCAAACTGCTGCAGGCGCTGCGCCAGGTGAAGCAGAACAACGGCTCATCGCCTCAGAAATCAGCTTCGAGGCGCGTACACGAAGCCGCGGACAGAGTCCTGGCCGCCACGGCCAAGGGCCGGTCCAGGTGGAGCCGAGCCATGCTCATGAACCGGCTCAAACTGAAGTTCATGAAAAAGAACACCACCACGAAACGGCAGCAGTCCGTGATGACGGCAATCACCAGCGGAAACAGCAGCCGGTCGCTGAAGAAATCGAAGGTGAGCATTCTGCGCCTGAAGTCGAAGAGTTTGCCAGCAGTTCAGCGCAAAACGCGCATTCTAGGCCGCTTAGTCCCCGGCTGCAGGAAACAACCATTGCAGGTGGTGTTGGAGGAGGCCACTGATTACATACCCGCGCTTGAAATGCAG GTACGGGTAATGAGCGCTTTAGCAGAGCTACTTTCTGTTTCAGGCTCTTCTTCTAGCGACTCCATTGGTGCTGGTGGGCTTACTCAGTTCCGCACACGCAGGCCTCCCACTACCTga